A window of Tripterygium wilfordii isolate XIE 37 chromosome 7, ASM1340144v1, whole genome shotgun sequence contains these coding sequences:
- the LOC120001884 gene encoding terpene synthase 10-like isoform X1, with translation MALNHIPCVLPISTLPSQHQDRNHTSFTSLIRKTCVPRTIKCGVVDHDKTIIRRSANYQPPVWDHNYIQSLNSEYSRGSHVEEANKLKGEVKMMLNKLMDHVEQLELIDTLQRLGLSYHFEQDIIRIIDTIYNNMKYNKQSIRDMNLYATSLEFRILRQHGYNVNQEVFLSFQDEKGNFKACLRDDIKGMLHLYEASFLMVAGETILEDARDFASKHLKEYVNNKNQDEDGVLYELVSHALELPLHCRMLRLEARWFIDVYERTQGMNPTLLEFAKLDFNTIQAKHQEDLRLASKWWRSTGVAETLSFARDTMMANFIWSVGMAFEPQFGYYRRMQTRVNALVTVLDDIYDVYGSLDELKLFTNAIQRWDVDAIEELPNYMKIPFFTLYNAMNEVAFNVLKEKGFYVVPYLKKAFADLCRCYLSEAKWFYSGYKPTLQEYMKESWISIATPAMLVHTCLITTPLSNDILKSLAKYPDILRYSSMIVRLADDLGTSTDEMKRGDNPKSIQCYMHETGASEEEARQHIRYLISETWKKINAEKLAESDFSPIFIDIVINLARTGQTMYLYGDGHAGQDNETIDRMKSLFIDPIS, from the exons ATGGCTCTTAACCACATACCTTGTGTGCTACCTATCTCAACACTCCCTAGCCAGCACCAAGACAGAAATCACACTTCCTTCACATCACTCATCAGAAAAACTTGTGTTCCTCGTACAATCAAATGTGGTGTTGTGGATCATGATAAAACCATCATTAGGCGATCTGCAAACTACCAACCTCCCGTTTGGGATCACAACTATATTCAATCCCTCAATAGTGAATATTCA AGAGGATCACATGTTGAAGAGGCTAACAAGCTGAAGGGGGAAGTGAAGATGATGCTGAATAAATTGATGGATCATGTTGAACAACTTGAGCTAATCGATACCTTACAGAGGCTTGGATTGTCCTATCACTTTGAACAAGACATTATACGAATAATCGACACCATCTACAacaatatgaagtacaataaacAGAGTATAAGAGATATGAATTTATATGCTACTTCTCTAGAATTTAGAATACTACGTCAACATGGGTATAATGTCAATCAAG AGGTTTTTCTAAGCTTCCAAGATGAGAAAGGGAACTTCAAGGCATGTCTTCGTGACGATATCAAAGGAATGCTACATCTATATGAAGCTTCATTTCTGATGGTTGCAGGTGAAACTATCTTGGAGGATGCAAGAGATTTTGCTTCAAAACATCTAAAGGAGTATGTTAACAACAAAAACCAAGATGAGGATGGAGTTTTGTACGAGCTAGTGAGTCATGCCTTGGAGCTTCCATTGCATTGCAGGATGCTAAGATTGGAAGCTAGGTGGTTTATTGATGTTTATGAGAGAACACAAGGCATGAATCCAACTCTACTCGAGTTTGCCAAGTTGGATTTCAATACTATTCAGGCTAAACACCAGGAAGATCTTCGATTAGCTTCCAA GTGGTGGAGGTCTACCGGAGTAGCTGAAACATTGAGCTTTGCAAGAGACACAATGATGGCTAACTTTATTTGGTCAGTCGGGATGGCATTTGAGCCTCAATTTGGATACTACAGGAGAATGCAAACCAGGGTGAACGCACTAGTCACTGTACTTGATGATATTTACGATGTCTATGGTAGTTTGGATGAGCTCAAACTCTTTACAAACGCTATTCAAAG ATGGGATGTGGATGCAATAGAAGAACTTCCAAACTACATGAAGATACCTTTCTTCACTTTGTATAATGCCATGAATGAAGTAGCTTTCAATGTTCTAAAGGAAAAAGGATTCTACGTTGTTCCTTACTTGAAGAAAGCT TTTGCAGATTTATGTAGATGTTATTTATCAGAGGCGAAGTGGTTTTACAGTGGATACAAACCAACTCTGCAAGAGTACATGAAGGAATCATGGATTTCAATAGCAACACCAGCAATGCTTGTCCATACTTGTTTGATTACAACTCCCTTGTCCAATGACATCTTGAAAAGTTTAGCAAAATATCCAGATATACTTCGTTACTCGTCCATGATTGTACGATTGGCAGACGATCTGGGAACTTCCACG GATGAGATGAAAAGAGGAGATAATCCTAAATCAATCCAGTGTTACATGCATGAAACAGGCGCATCAGAAGAAGAAGCACGACAACACATACGATATTTGATTAGCGAAACATGGAAGAAGATCAATGCAGAAAAACTTGCAGAATCTGATTTCTCTCCAATTTTTATTGACATTGTAATAAACCTGGCACGAACAGGCCAGACCATGTACTTGTACGGAGATGGTCATGCTGGCCAAGACAATGAGACTATAGATCGTATGAAATCATTGTTCATAGATCCCATCTCTTGA
- the LOC120001884 gene encoding terpene synthase 10-like isoform X2, with protein MALNHIPCVLPISTLPSQHQDRNHTSFTSLIRKTCVPRTIKCGVVDHDKTIIRRSANYQPPVWDHNYIQSLNSEYSRGSHVEEANKLKGEVKMMLNKLMDHVEQLELIDTLQRLGLSYHFEQDIIRIIDTIYNNMKYNKQSIRDMNLYATSLEFRILRQHGYNVNQEVFLSFQDEKGNFKACLRDDIKGMLHLYEASFLMVAGETILEDARDFASKHLKEYVNNKNQDEDGVLYELVSHALELPLHCRMLRLEARWFIDVYERTQGMNPTLLEFAKLDFNTIQAKHQEDLRLASKWWRSTGVAETLSFARDTMMANFIWSVGMAFEPQFGYYRRMQTRVNALVTVLDDIYDVYGSLDELKLFTNAIQRWDVDAIEELPNYMKIPFFTLYNAMNEVAFNVLKEKGFYVVPYLKKAFADLCRCYLSEAKWFYSGYKPTLQEYMKESWISIATPAMLVHTCLITTPLSNDILKSLAKYPDILRYSSMIVRLADDLGTSTAHQKKKHDNTYDI; from the exons ATGGCTCTTAACCACATACCTTGTGTGCTACCTATCTCAACACTCCCTAGCCAGCACCAAGACAGAAATCACACTTCCTTCACATCACTCATCAGAAAAACTTGTGTTCCTCGTACAATCAAATGTGGTGTTGTGGATCATGATAAAACCATCATTAGGCGATCTGCAAACTACCAACCTCCCGTTTGGGATCACAACTATATTCAATCCCTCAATAGTGAATATTCA AGAGGATCACATGTTGAAGAGGCTAACAAGCTGAAGGGGGAAGTGAAGATGATGCTGAATAAATTGATGGATCATGTTGAACAACTTGAGCTAATCGATACCTTACAGAGGCTTGGATTGTCCTATCACTTTGAACAAGACATTATACGAATAATCGACACCATCTACAacaatatgaagtacaataaacAGAGTATAAGAGATATGAATTTATATGCTACTTCTCTAGAATTTAGAATACTACGTCAACATGGGTATAATGTCAATCAAG AGGTTTTTCTAAGCTTCCAAGATGAGAAAGGGAACTTCAAGGCATGTCTTCGTGACGATATCAAAGGAATGCTACATCTATATGAAGCTTCATTTCTGATGGTTGCAGGTGAAACTATCTTGGAGGATGCAAGAGATTTTGCTTCAAAACATCTAAAGGAGTATGTTAACAACAAAAACCAAGATGAGGATGGAGTTTTGTACGAGCTAGTGAGTCATGCCTTGGAGCTTCCATTGCATTGCAGGATGCTAAGATTGGAAGCTAGGTGGTTTATTGATGTTTATGAGAGAACACAAGGCATGAATCCAACTCTACTCGAGTTTGCCAAGTTGGATTTCAATACTATTCAGGCTAAACACCAGGAAGATCTTCGATTAGCTTCCAA GTGGTGGAGGTCTACCGGAGTAGCTGAAACATTGAGCTTTGCAAGAGACACAATGATGGCTAACTTTATTTGGTCAGTCGGGATGGCATTTGAGCCTCAATTTGGATACTACAGGAGAATGCAAACCAGGGTGAACGCACTAGTCACTGTACTTGATGATATTTACGATGTCTATGGTAGTTTGGATGAGCTCAAACTCTTTACAAACGCTATTCAAAG ATGGGATGTGGATGCAATAGAAGAACTTCCAAACTACATGAAGATACCTTTCTTCACTTTGTATAATGCCATGAATGAAGTAGCTTTCAATGTTCTAAAGGAAAAAGGATTCTACGTTGTTCCTTACTTGAAGAAAGCT TTTGCAGATTTATGTAGATGTTATTTATCAGAGGCGAAGTGGTTTTACAGTGGATACAAACCAACTCTGCAAGAGTACATGAAGGAATCATGGATTTCAATAGCAACACCAGCAATGCTTGTCCATACTTGTTTGATTACAACTCCCTTGTCCAATGACATCTTGAAAAGTTTAGCAAAATATCCAGATATACTTCGTTACTCGTCCATGATTGTACGATTGGCAGACGATCTGGGAACTTCCACG GCGCATCAGAAGAAGAAGCACGACAACACATACGATATTTGA
- the LOC120001871 gene encoding uncharacterized protein LOC120001871: MIMPVLVMRRGSICCTQGCMRCVKLSCVTIMLVVVMESLLQVFQQIMVPENLRIWKEYVSDLRIFHRRSRAGVQITTIICSKDLYSMESTRLLVILEILISDGGYCKGGWRF; encoded by the exons ATGATTATGCCGGTGCTTGTGATGAGACGGGGTTCTATTTGTTGCACGCAAGGATGTATGAG ATGTGTCAAATTGTCGTGTGTGACAATAatgttggtggtggtgatggaaaGTCTTCTACAAGTTTTTCAACAAATTATGGTCCCGGAGAATCTTAGAATCTGGAAGGA ATATGTTTCTGATCTAAGAATATTTCATAGAAGAAGTCGTGCAGGAGTTCAAATAACAACCATTATCTGTAGTAAG GATCTTTACTCCATGGAATCTACCCGACTGTTGGTAATTCTTGAGATTTTGATATCTGATGGTGGTTATTGCAAAGGAGGATGGCGTTTTTAA